The Phaenicophaeus curvirostris isolate KB17595 chromosome 14, BPBGC_Pcur_1.0, whole genome shotgun sequence nucleotide sequence ttgtatcaagtattgtcccgtctctcaatcgcggcacTGCATGGCTGTGCTGAAGATGCTGAAGACACCACTCCAGGCATGCTGTAagtcctccctccctctctccctgtttcTCCCGCCCCGAGGCGGTGCAGGGGGCGGCCACACATGGaatatccatccatccatccatctatccacCCATCCCTGCTTCTCCCACCCGGGGCGGTACAGGAGGGCGGCCACACATGGAATAGTCACACATCCCTCTCTTCCTCTACCTCCCCAGGGCAGACACACACAGAatatccatccatccctccatccctccctgttTCTCCCACCCAGGGGCGATGCAGGGGGTGGACATATTTGCATATCCCTCCCTGTTTCTCCCTTGCCGGGATGGACACACATGGAATATACGCAcattcctccatccctccctccctcccgcccCGAGGCGGTGCAGGGGGCGGCCACACATGGAATATTCACacatccctctctccctccctccccagggcGAACACACATGGAATATtcacccctccctccctcccagtctctcccgcCCCGGGGAGGTGCGGGGGGCGGACACCCACGGAACACACACCCTCCcacccctctttctctctctccggGCGGGCCGCAGGGAAtattctcccctccctccctctctgtcGCTGTCGGGTCGGACCCCCGGGGCGATGCGGGCTCGCTCGGTGCTGCTGACCGGCTCGAACCGCGGCATCGGGCTGGAGCTGGTGAGGCAGCTGCTGGCGGCCCCTCGCCCCCCCGCCTGGCTCTTCGCCACCTGCCGGGAGCCCCAGGGGCCGCGGGCCCAGGTCGGTACCGAGCGGGGAGGAGACCCCCGCGAAAGCCTCCAAccttgggttgggttggaagggaccttcaagcccatccagctccaccccgtgccctgggcagggacacctcccgctggatcaggggctccaaggcccatccgaCCAGGCCTTGagcgcctccagggatggggcagcctgggccggGGCCTCCCTGCTctcgcaggaaaacatttcttcctaagatttcatctcaatcttccctctttcagctgagacccgtcctatccctgcaccccctggcAGAGCCCCTCGCCGGCTTTcctggggggagctgggaggctgCTGCAAAGTCCCCGtggagctttctctttttccaggctgaaagCTGTGggatcctcctcctccttctgctttCCACTTCACTAAAAGGGGAGAGACTCATGCGTGTTTCTTCAGCGGGAAACCACAACAGCAAAGCATCGCCGCGCTTCCAGTTCTTCTTAGCTGTGGTTTTCCTCTTCTCGCTGTGATTCACAGTGGGGAGCCCTTTGCTCTCCCATAGGTCCTGCCTCCAGGCGGTTTGTTGGCTGCAGCTCGCAGCTCGGCTGTGTGTGCGGGGATCACACCGTGGAACGTCCTTCAGATGTTCTTCATGTGCCCTCTGCCACCGTTTTCTGTCTCGGGGAGGATTCTCGGTGCAgggagagcacagctcctcctgCTGGTGCTCCAACTAACTCACTGACTCTAAGCTAGCTCAGGTCTCTCTTATTTTTGTCCCATTCGCAGCCCCCCCAGCTTGCTGGGCTCAGCCAGTGATGGCATCAGAGGACTTTTTGCAGGGCTGGACTGGAGCCACTTTCCCCCTGGTGGTCCATGCCCATGACTCTCAACCGTGGATgcttctctgagccttctctggCTGTGGGAGGGCGAGGGCAGTGTCTTCAGGGTGCTAAAGTCCATGACCACAGGAGACCAAGAACAGAGTGACCCTCTGTCAGGCTGATGCTGCTCCATGTTGCTTCTTCTGCCCCTTTTCTCCTGGATCAGGTGTTGGGGTGGGTGAGGCTGGCATCacaccatagaatcaccaggttggaagagacccaccggatcatcgagtccaacccttcctatcaaacactaaaccatgccccttagcacctcgtccacccgtgccatgcccccttagcacctcgtcaaGGCTCTTGAGGCCAGCAGCTAGGCAAAACGGGCGAGGAGGAACATCTGTTGACCATCACAAACCATTTAGATGGATTTTTCCATCATTTCCTGTGTCCAGGGGAAATGTGGGATCATGGGGGCTGGTGAGGAAGCCCAGAGATACCTGCAGGTGGACTGCAGCCCGTGCTGGCAGATCtcttgctctgtgtttgtaGCATGGGTTCCCTCACAAGAAAccaaaaatttacatttttcctgTAGCATTCTGTATGAGCTTGTTTGTAAGAGGTTTTTAGTTCTAAAAGCAATCATTTTGGGCACGTTGAATGTGATGGTTTGGTTTCTATTGTCTAAAGCCTGCTAGAGTGGAAGAAGGCTCAGAGCAAAGAGCTGCTAGGAACTGTAAAGCTGAAAGTTTCCTTTTGGGAAAGGACTTATGAATCCTCAGTGTTTCATGAAAATAATCAGTAAAAAGTGTGAaggggtttgttttgcttgagTAGGTGACATGTAGTGTCCTAGAGCAGAGTGGATCCTGGGACTGGGCTATTTGTATCCAGATATGACTTCCCCAAATACCAAATCTGATGTTGGCACTCACAGCCGTTCCTCCTCCGTCACGCTTCCAGCAGCCTCTGGATGATGCTTCCAGCCATATCCCCGTTCAGTTTGTGTCATTTCCCAAGGGACCTGATCCTTAATAATTTGCTCTCATCCTTTAATGGGGCTCTGGCTGGGTTGTGCATGTAGAACCTGCAACCTTTGGGAGAATGGCCATAGTATCTTGTAGTTGCAGCCACGTCATGCTCTGAGCACGTGCACATTGGTTTGTGGAGCCTAGAAGCTGTGTGAGAACCTGGGCAGGTCCCCAGTCCAGCTATGTGCAAATGCTAAGTAACATCTGGAAGATGTTTCCCTCAGGGTGGACTGTTGCTAATACTCTGAGATCACACTTGGCATCGCTTCTGCCTCACGCTGATTGTTTCCATTGTTCCTTTCCATAGGAGCTGAGAGATCTGGCATCCAAACACCCAAACCTGGTTCTGGTGAAGCTGGGTAGGTGTGTCTTCCCTCTGAACTGGTAAATTTTTGACTGTCAGCCACACTTGCcctgtttctccttccctccctccctgccttcaGGTTCTACACGGGGATCCAGTTCTTCAGAGCTGCTTCGAGTCCTGCTGCCAAAAGCCCAGCTTCTCAAAACGTATCTCCGCCCCAGTGCCccactccctgcagcctccttgcCCCATGGCCACAGGACTGGGAGTTTTCTGAGAACCATCCAGTTCCCCAGCCAAGTGACCGTGTCCTTGCCATGCCATGCAGCTGAACAGCCCCATCCTGAGTCCTAAGCGAGATGGGGAAGGCTTCAGGAAGAGAGTGGCTCCTGTGGGAATGTTGTAgtgggcaggagctgtgggagctTGCAGAGCCATCCTGCAGCGTGTCCCAGCAGAGCCCTTATGGGAACCATCTCCCTTGGGACTGCCCTGGGCTCTCGGCAGCTTCCACAGGGATGGACTTGGTCCACTGAGAGGAGGCGTGGGAATCACAGCAGCCCTTTGCCACCTCGGAGAGTGACTTTGTCTGGTGGGGCTGCCCCAGGGTCCTGCGGCTGCTGGTAGAGGGACACCCTGCGCACGGTGGAGGTGGCGGCTCTGGGATGCTCTGAGCTGGTTGCACAGCACCATCTGGTGGAAAAACACAGCCCGGGACgcagagctgctcctcagcatcctccctctccttcccaccCCCCGAAGTGGACATCATGGCCCTCAAACCTTGTTCTCTTCCACTGCAGATGTTGCAGATCCCTCAGCTATTACTGATGCGGTGAAGATTGTGGAGGGGAAGCTGAACGGCGCAGGCTTGAACCTGCTAATCAATAACGCCGGCATCTACAACCCGACAGCATCACTGGAGACAACGGATGCTGAAGAGATGATAAAGGCCTACAAGACCAATGCGGTGGGGCCGATGCTGATGGCCCAGGTACGGCTGGAGCTCACCATGGAGGGGGAATTTAGCTCAGCTTGAGGGTAGCCTGGGCTGTCCATAGTCATGAGGGAGATCTTGAAGGGCTTTGCCATGTTTCCTAGGGCTGTAGGAGGGAGGGGGCAGTGCTAAGGCTGTGCTCCCACCCCTCTACATGGTACAGGGCAAACTGGAAATAAGCAAGACCACTGCAGCAAAGCACTTGGGCTTTCTTGGCTTCGTGCTGTTCCTCCTCATTCTCCCTGTTGTAGTCAGGCTGGGTTGAGGCACGGGTGTCTTGCAAGGTTCCTTCTCCCCAGGCGTTCCTGCCTCTGTTGAAGAAGGCTGCCCGGGAGAGCACAGAAAaggggctgagctgcagcaaggCAGCCATCATCAACATCTCCACTGTCATGGGGTCCATCGAGAGAACTCCCGAGTCCTTCTGCAAGCCTGTCATCCCCTACCGCTGCAGCAAGGTATGGAGACTGGGGacctgctgtg carries:
- the LOC138726591 gene encoding C-signal-like, translating into MRARSVLLTGSNRGIGLELVRQLLAAPRPPAWLFATCREPQGPRAQELRDLASKHPNLVLVKLDVADPSAITDAVKIVEGKLNGAGLNLLINNAGIYNPTASLETTDAEEMIKAYKTNAVGPMLMAQAFLPLLKKAARESTEKGLSCSKAAIINISTVMGSIERTPESFCKPVIPYRCSKAALNMLTKCQALTYGEDGILCVALHPGWVKTDMGSQEADLTVDTSVRGLLSVLAILSEKHGGTLLNWEGKAIPW